From Camelina sativa cultivar DH55 chromosome 5, Cs, whole genome shotgun sequence:
AAGTcatcaattgttgtttgtaCAAAGAATTAGTTGATTTGTTATTGTAATGTTTTGGGagtgtataaatatatttgtgtactactactaattaagattttttcGGTATAGTTTAGTTTTCATCACTGTCTACTCTTATACAACAAGATTATTCTCCCATCAAGTCTACATATGATTAAACTATATTCTAAATTGTAAAAGTGATAGAGAGTAATCAGCAGCTGGCTGTTACACCATTTTATGTCTCAACGGATGTGTTAACTATTTAGGAATATATGTTATTTGCTATATTGAAGTACTATACGAGAGTAACGAAAAAAATATGTTGACGTCATATGAAATCTAGATGATGAAATTATATGGCACATCCACTCATGTATCGTTTAGGATTTACTGGAAATGTAACCTTTTAAGTACGTTCTGAACTGgtcaataaaaaacaaaacttatgcaGTTCAAAAGGAAAGACGAGAAAACAGAAACGCGTGTGTGTGAACAGGCTAAACTGTGAGTGTTCACGTGATGTGTTTCCTTGACTGGACCACTACGTTCTCGTTACAtgattggttttggtttatttatttttatcgaTTTTTTCCAAGATttgggttttgagtttttttttcagcaaatgGTAGTATGGTATAAAGCATTGGACTAATggtgataataatattttttgttatatattttatttttaaaaattaaatggttTGATATATGAGAAAGACGAAAAGTAACACACAGAAGACTCCAAGTTTGGATCAATGTTTTCTAGTCTGTTAAGGTAAAAGCCATTAATGTTCTCTATTCTGTTACTAATTCAATTTTGGGTCACTACAGTTTTAGACCAAAACCATAGTATGCTTCGATCGACATTTGCTGGCTAATGTCTACAAACCCAAAACAGATTTTAAGCATAAACCGCACATCTGCATTGGTATTGCATATGGAAACCAATACAACACTTAAAACTAAAAAGGACCTAAATAGTTAGGCACATTTTAAGAATATaccaaattatataagaaatttaaaaattacattcaatgttataattattttaactacactttttaaaacaaaaaatgacaaaataccatttttctttattaaacattatttaaataactaactaactaataataattagaaattgaaaaaataaccaaatttcgtaattaattattaaattaatataaattattaagaaaatatattatttaaataattaactaaaaataattaaaatgttaaaagaaaCTTAAGGACACTTCATAATTAATaaagaataataagaaaataaaatatttaatatttgaataattaaaattatttaaaataataaaagtatttaaaatatttttccgtcgatttgtttggtcttggtatacttatttaattttatgttgaCTTATTAATCTCGTTCACGTTCAcgtttatattttgttttgtcgatttacttttttcttcttacaaaGAGTggacttatttttttcttaattgatttTGTACTTTGTCgacttttatattttgttttgtcgaTTTATTTCTCACAGGATTCTCCAATTTTCTTCCAAGACTCTCCTCCTCTTACCCTCCACCTCGTAGTTTAGTGATCGATGGAGATGTATGGGATTCGTGGACTATATCCCTTATACCGCGGCCGGAGAAATTTCTTTTCACAGTTAAAAAAAAGGTAGAAGATATTCCTGCGTTAAGGGGACTTACAGATTTGAGGAGATGTTTCGTGTATCGTATTACCATAAGAGGGTTCGGCTCCTCTCAGCTTTCACTTCCACGAGTCAAACACATCCTCGCCTCCTTTCCTAATCTTGAGAGCCTAAATGTTGAATTCGGATGGTGGGTGCgtcagaaaaagaaagacagaGAAATCCTGATGATGGATATCCATAATCTTCCGAGAGCTTCAGCGAGTTGCATAATCAAGGAGATTCCTTGTCGGCTCTAACTCACACCACGCAAACCAGTTCAGAGTATTCAGATGCAAACCACGGTCTTCCTTGCAAGGTTTACTATCTCGTTCTCTTTGACTCTTAGGAACCACTTCCCCTTCGTCTTCTTGCGTCACACCTTATGAACATGAATAAGTAACTGTCTATATCAGCTTTAGTAATAGTTGTTTCTCTGTCACACATTATAAACATGAATCAGTAACTGTCTATATTAGCTCTGTCTAGCAAGTTAAATGTTTTCAGTTTgtagtaataaaataaaagtgaaaaaggaCCAACTATTTGgtattttttgggttaaatCAGCATGTTTAAAATCAGTTTGAAGTCGGGTGGGTAATTCACCGTGGAAATTACTACTAGAAAGTTGATGTCGGATGGTTATGCGTGCATGATCTAATATATTTCTTAGGAATCatctttagtttttattttatatttgttggtACGTGTCAAATTGAATCAGTAGAGTAACAAGGGAACAAAATTCGTAATTACCTGCAtctcatttgattttttttttttttagcgtaaaatagaaataaaagaagtgATTTATCAAACGCTGTCGTATAAAACACTAGATTATTTACTTGCATCTAATTTAATATGCAacataatataacataatataacataatataattaaatattaatataacataacataatataattaaataattaatataacataatataattatataacataatataattaaatattaatataacataacataatataattaaataattaatataacataatataattaatataacataatataattatataacataatataattaaatatttaatataccataatataattaaatataacataatataattaaatattttaaattatttagtaacTTATTGAATAAGttgattatttgataatatattacataaatattcttttaaataattatctttCACAATTtgtacaaattttttaaaaaatttcctcAATTATggatttataacttttttagttctttcaatatttttttcactgtccaacaaatgcaagaaaacttacctattatttattatattattaagattcattataaaaaaaatattattcgaGATGATTAATCAAAAACTAAAGACGCTTTTCCGAAATGATTGATGaagtcatatataaaaattatattaaaaatgattcAATTATACCAGTATAAGTGAGACCAAACCTAacttatataaatttacaattcacaataatttggttttaataaattaatataaacatattatatatatatatatgttaattaactatatactgataaatgatatatgataaaaataatattaatgaataaatagaaatcaaaaaataattacataataaTTTCATGTTAATGATCTatcttaaaatgaataaaaataaaagcaaaaataaaaaatacatgacATATCTTAAAATGACGTatcttaaaatgaataaaaataaaagcaaaaaaaaaatatgtgacaTATCTTAATGATGACAAGtagaattgaaaataaaattatacatctTGATGATCGTAATATAGATAGGAATAATAAATATGTAGTACTaatatctaaaacaaaaaataagaacaatttagataatagaaaagttaatgaaaaatataatgaaatatgCATCCACAGTGTGATCCAAATTCCAAACACAAACAAGGTTgctaaaccaaagaaacaaactccAATGAAGTACAGACATTTCAGCCATCCACATGCAGCTCTATGCATGcatatttcatcatatttttatttatttaaaaatgtatgGGCCTGAAATTTTAATACGGCCCATATCAGTTTAACCGAGTTCAATAACTGggtaagaataaaaaaaaaaaatttacattatttacTCACATCTTTACATTCATCAcgaaaaactccaaaatctcttTGATTCGTTCAGATTCACTCTCTTCGGCGAGAAACTGTTAGATCGTTACGTACTGTTAAATCTCCGACTACAAAATCGTTCTATTCTATCTCTCGAAAAATGATCTGCCTAGTTCTCTCTGTCCTCATCACCACGGCGGCTGCTGCTGCGGAGTTCGGTGGGGAGGTATTAGAGACGGAGCTTTGGTGCGTTGCGAAGAACAACGCTGAGGATTCGGCACTTCAAACGGCTGTTGACTGGGCTTGTGGGCCTGGAGGAGCTGATTGCGGTGAGATCCAGCAAGGCGGGTCCTGTTACGATCCACCGGATATGGTGAAGATGGCGTCGTATGTTTTCAATAACTATTACTTGAAGAACGGTCTCGCAGATGAAGCTTGTAACTTTAGTAACAACGCAGCTGTTACTTCACTGAATCCTAGTGAGTTTTTTACTTTAGTTATGGAAAATGCAAGTTCGATTATGAAATTGACTTTTGGAAATTGAAAGTTTGATGCTTTTACTGCTATTTTTGCTTTTCAGGTCAAGGAGCATGCAAGTTTCCTTCAAGGTAATGAAGTAACGCACATTTGTATTTTGCCAATTAGCTTGAATTTGAGTATCAGTGTCAGACTGTTTTAAGCAATTTCTATTGATCTGAGGTTCTTATGAATACAAGTTTGATGGGTTTTAGAGTGACATCTTTGAGTAGCTCTTTTCATTAGTCTCTTCTGGCTTAGAAGGATGAGATAACTTCATTTTTACTCGAGAAATTGTTTATGATCTTGGTACTGGATATATTGTTCATTTTTATCTATATGTTATAGTTTCTGCAGAACATTTAAGAAGTTGCACATCTGAAAATGTTCTCATCCTCCATAGGGCTTCTTTTTACTAAGCATTTTAATAGTTACACTCATGCGCTTGCAATCTCGTGGTGCAGTAAGAGAGTGAGCAATGGAAGTATCGCGGATGCCACTTCAACGCAGGCTACAACTGCTGCACAAGAATCCTCAGATTTCAGTAGAGCAAGGCGGATGTTTACCAGCTGTTCCTTGCCCTTCGTCGTTTTAGGCCACATTATGACAATGACACTGATCATTCATCATCTTTAGCTACCGCTTGGTGATTGAAGgtaacccttttttttaatctccaaACCCTTTCCTCAACCCTCAGTTTTATGTAAACTAAAATGGTTCTGCATCTTTAATTGATCCCTGAAATGTAGCTCTGTACTGTCTTACCATTATGAAGAGTTAACTAGAAAAAGGCATCAACGTTAGCTTTGTATCATGATGTATCTTTTGACTGACATATAGATAGTGTTCCATTACACAAAACTATCCAAAGAAGTAATAAAAGAAAGGAGggtatagtataaattaaagaTTTCAAATGTATGTATGATTTATATGCATTACATGTATCTCTATGTTGACTCAATGTCTCTCAAGATCCGCTACACGATCTTGGTCAACACAAGTATGATTGATCCTGTTCGAAGATCTTTCCCTTGTCAAGATCCTCTTAAACGAATCTAATCGCGAAACAGGGGACACAACTGTTTTGTTTCCCGAGGAAGAAGAGGGTGCTGCTTCCACCGTCAAATTCAGCCTGGCTTCCTCCAACAATGGCGGTGCAGTACTGATTGGTCCTTCCCTTGGCTCAGGCTCAAGTCTCGGCCTTGGCTCAACTTCAGTCCGACAAACAGGGCAAGTGGAGCAAGTGGAGAGCCACCTGTCAACACAGTCGACGTGGAAGATGTGCTTGCAGTTGGGCAACTCTCTAGCCGTGTCTTGCTCCTCTAACACGCTTAAACACACTGCGCATTCAGTCGCGGATGTAGCCACGTCATTGACGGCTCCGACGGTGAAAGTAGGGAGAGAAGCTATGACAGTGGGATTGAGGCCACGCTTGGGAATCTCAAAAGGGTGGCGGAATATGACGGGGAGGCCACGGAAAGCTTCTCTACGGCGGCGGAGAACGAATCTTGCGTAAAGATGAAGAGCAAAGACGATAAGAATAACTCCGGATAAAGAAGCTATGGCTGCAAGCATGATCTTGCTGTTAAGATCGTAGTTAGAAGGATTGGGCCAGAACGAGTGGTGGTCGGAGTTGAACCAGCGAGTATCTCTTTCGTTGGAGCTCATTGTGAAGCTTGCTTCTTTCTTCGGTGGATGGGAAAGGAAAAGTGAACAAACTTGGTTACTAACTTCTGATGTATTATATAAGGAACAAAGGACTTTTAgaatatctattttaattttatttttccatggCTTATACTTTAGTTGGTGGgtggagaaaaaaatgaagtagATACATATTTTGAAAAGTTTGGCAGATACCGAGACTTTCATGAACATATTGTTGACCAAATTAACTtgagattgttcacaaacaacTAAAAGAGTTTCATTCAATATATAAAGTTCATAGTTCAGTTGTAGTCATGTAGACCATAGAAATATTATAGGTGATAGGATTTGAACGTTTAGGGATGGTGTAAGTTTGGAAGATATCGATGttcctatattttatatatcttgtAGACCAAACTGCCTATATTTGATAACAGTGAATTAGTAGTTAGCTCGTATGTATAGATTGAAATGTCTTATCATAATTTCTCTTTAAGTCTTATATCGTTTTGTGTGGtgcaaattaaattattaacgtatataacattttgttatttcatGCATAACATTTTGTTAGCCctattttaacaatataataaaataggaCTGCAACCGATAAAtgttagaaaattaataaattcaataaaatgaaaatacagTTTATCTGAATAATATGAATAGAAATAATGTAAAATGTCCGTAGTCAAGAAAATacgaaaaactaaaaaagttaaACGTGTGAGCCTGTGAGGATACGTGTGGGAACCACATAGTTTGACTTGAAGAAGAGTCTTCGATGTAGACACACGTTGAAATTATCTTACAAACTTGTCACGATTGTATATTACATgttcaactctttctttttccccttttcaCACGTTACTCAACCGCGGCTTTGTAAAACTATTAAAACTATGTGTAAAATATCTGTCTTACAGTAACATACAAAACGTTCGCCGTCATATTTAcacatacaaaatatttgattgagtacacaaaaataatttataaggaACAAAGAGTACTATTGTACATGAATCATATATAGtcgtatatatactatatactgaTTTCACTGTCGTTCTATATCCAAGACACGATCTTGGTCAACGCGAGAATGATCATTACTGTTCGAAGATCTTTCCCTTGTCAGAATCCTCCGAAATGAATCTAACCGCGAAACTGATGACCCGCCAGTTTTGTTATCCGACAAAGATGCCGCCCCAAAATCCAACGGTAGTGCACGGTCGCCAACTGGACCTTCTCTTGGTTCAGGCTCAAGCCTTGGACTTGGCTCGACTTCATTTCTACAAACGGGACAAGTTGATTGCGCCGTGAGCCACGTGTCAACGCAACTTACGTGGAAAACGTGCTTGCAATTCGGTAACATCCTCGCTGTATCATTGTCCTCCAACAAGCTTAGACAAACCGCACATTCCATACCCGCCACGTCATTCTTGACTCCAACCACGAACGTTGGGAGAGAAACGATGACTAGAGTGTCGAGGCCACGTTTGGGCGGATGAGAAACGACAGAGAAGGAGAGGCCTTGGAAGGCCGATCTGTGGTAGCGGAGAACGAATCTTGCGTAGAGATGATAAGCGAAAACGATGAGGATAATAACAGAGAAGGAAACGATGGTAATGAGTAAGATCTTGCTGTTGGCATCGTAAGAAGTCGTGCTCAGCCAAAACGAACGGTCGGAATCGAACCGGTGATCATCATTTCTGTTGTCAGAGCTCATGATGAAGGGTTCTAGCTAGATTTGACAATCGAGAAGGAAAGAAATGGAACAAGATCATTGAATGTGGTAACAATATAAGTTAATAACAAGTAATGGAGATTGAAACGATCTTAGATgtgtaataaatttatatatatgtaaacttctTATGATacttttttaatcttaattatccttctaagttctaaccatTATAATATGATTGGTGGGTGGAGGACTAGAGGCAGTTTAATAGAATTACTCGTAATCCAAGGGACACTGTTGACTTTAGTcggatttataattaaaaaagtctAAGTAAGTTTACGAAAATTCAGTTAGGattgcatttttaatttttctatcatTAATACATATAACATGTCGACATATCTGAGAACTCTAGATAGATGATGCTAAATGATAACAATAATTACAATGTGTTCCAATAGTATGAGTGGACTTATTGTAAACTGAGCATAGTCAAGAAAATAcgaaattttaaagttaataaaaatatgaggTATGCAGCGAGGCTGCGTGTGCGAATCatatgattttgaagaagagtCTTCGAAGTGGACATACatgttatattattttacaagttgtgaacatatatataataatttcaacTCCTTTTATTGCTTTTTTCACACGTTAGCTTCTTATTATTATCCTTGTTACTCTTGTAGTCTTGTAGGAAaatgtcaaatattttaatatcatcATATCTACAAAATATGAGCTAGTTTTTCCAtgtaaattattagaaaatatatttgtactttctATACCGCTactaataagaagaaaaaaaagaaaactacaaatcCCGTCTATCGTATATTATTAAAAGAAGAGTACATACATGTTCAAAATCAgtcatttatttactttaattgcaattaaaattatatctaaaaagtgcttaattttaattagaaagagtaatttagaaaattaaataattgacatcaaaatcaattctagttcgattaattattttatttatttaataaaatatttctctcTACTCTGATTTTTGTCAacattatttcttttaaataatttaaagattttgttaaaactctccttcatctttgtttgatcatattttcaaaaaaataaactaatacatAATTcatatgataataataataaatatcaaatttttatacatatattgtgattcaaattttttaaaacgaacatAATTTACTTAACTAGtgaaaaatgtgaaattaaaaTCCATATcgacataatattttaaattgtggTTCAAAGATATATTATGACAAAAATTAGAATGATTTTACATCTAAATGAATAGACAACTTAGCTTAACAAAATGTGATAGttttattcaatttaatttaattttttgtagaACCATATAATTTATcgtacatatcatttttttaaatataccagattttcaattttgtttaagatattttgtttaatactcataaacatatatatcaagatgtaatatatatatatataaataagttttttagaAAGTTCAACAATATAGTCAattattaataaactaaaaaaattgaaatatattgacaaaagagaagaaaaaatatcaataaaaatgataaataatcacttaagatttttttttttaaattgtattgGATCATAAAGATCAGCAGGTTGGTGGAATTTTAAATCAGGAtatttgatcatttttaaatatgatatttaaattaGCTATGTTAGtaagaaattaataattgattAAAGGTAATATTGTTAAGTCATATATTACaatctaataataaatatattcatCTCCATATGTAATAGAAATGGactaaaatattatagaaaaacaaactaaTGATTAAGAGAGACTGAAAATAcgaaaaaaacacaacataagaTAATCATATAATTGTATAATGTTAATGATTTAAAAGAGGCTTTGAGAGTTCAAGTGATTTCCAAAAGACTTTGGTAACTCTCCTTCTAAATCAGACATTTGATGATTCCGCCAAATCATATTAGTTTAGCTTTGAGCCGGATTTGAgttatattgttaaaataatGTGTACCAAAAATGAGCCTAATAGATTTGTGATtgaattatctatatatacattttttgagacatttataaaataaatctcgAAGTTCATAtctatttacaagcatgccattgatattaattattaattttttttcatttaactaattaatattaaatttcagttttggaaaacaagattttccatcctaataaaatttccaaaacaaatagaaatcactccctttaacattaagtattaagtttatgattaatttaattagtattaagtttccaattttacaaaacaatattttctccataaaaacattttctaaacAAGTTATATACACACATCTTGAGTCCATTTTAATAACCAaaggttattaaaaaaaacaatgtggAATTCATGTCAATCCCAACAAATAACTGttaacaacttttatttacatttcacaacaaaactatatatactaaagttaactgattctttatatataaaacatacaaaactacaATACAAAATTATCTTTATCTTGTACATATatctaaacaatttaaaataataaaaatactaatatctataaataaataaaaaaacacacacaatataTTCCTTCTATAAATCActacttatttaattgtatgttatacatttatacaataatataaaaaaataaacctcaaacattatactttataatttctatactaaataatatatctatatatgtaaggttgtacatttttaaaaatacaaattaaacattagttatatatatttaatctataaaacaaattatatctttttatgaaaaatagtcccgcggtgtacggcgggtgaatatctagtttgAGTCATATTttgttgaagaaaaataaaataattatatttaattattttcctaattttttttaatgattgatttttttggatgttttttttaagaaaatgtatTGTGGTGGTGAATTGATGTTTTTAAGAAGAGGTGTGATTGATCTGAAGATTATAAATAAGAGTAAGCATTACCAGCCATCATTACCAGTTTAGCTTTTCAGTTCCCACTCCATTGGTTTTGAGGCCgtaagcagaaaaaaaaaattagtttaatttaaaacattttgtaaTCAACatatttacacaaattaaagaaaaaattatttaaaaacatgTCGACAATATTATGAAAAgggtaaaaattattttgtgattacTCGTAATATTGTCTAGTTATTTTGTGATTAACCATGTTGGTTGGTTGATACTTTGTCGCTTTGATACGTTGGTTGATACTTTGATATactatttgtaaatatattatagcttCTTATATTCAATCATACGTAATTACTTCCAAGATAAAACCATAAACCTAGAAAATATAGCttcttatattttataagaaaaatttaagGCCGTAGGCcattgtttcttattttcatgAATAGGCACGGCTGCGGCTCCGACAGCTTCCATGCCGTGTCTAAAGAGACTTGGTACTCGCAGTGCAAGTGTAACCTTTGATAGGATGGCCTTAAAACACTTACTCTCCTCTTACCCTCCACTTGATACTCTTGTCATCAATTGAGATCCATGGAATTGGCTTCCCAACGAGTTTGACTCTAGAAGTTATGAAGGAGAATCCTAACGCACCTCCACCTGCAGCTGCATTTGGAAAAGATATTCAAGGGTTAGAGGGATACAATACCGCCTTGGAGAGATCTGTGGTTGGTTGTATAAACATACTAGGCATCAAGAATTCAAAGCGAGATCTAGCACGAGTACAACACATACTGGCTTCATTCCCCTGTCTTCACCAACTAAACGTAGGAATCCTGAATGGTGTGCCTTTAAGAAGGAGACAAATCATGGAGAATATAAAGGATCTTGACAAAGCTTCTTCACAGTAGGCAAACCAGGGTCGTACGTGAAGCTTGAGAACCTTCAGATGCTGCCAAGGTATTACTTTGTATTCCTTGCAAGGTTTACtactatcttcttctctttgaatCTTGGAACCAATTCCCCCTTAGTCTTATCAATCCACGCTCTTCGATATCATGATGGCTGCTTATGAGCTAAACATCCAAAGCTTGGTTGAACTTACTTGTAAAATAGTCGCTGGCATGATGGAAAATAAAACAGTCGCTGAAGTTCGTGAAACCTTCAACATCAGCGAAAACAATGCCACACCCGAGgaagaaacataaaagattCGCAAGGAGCATCC
This genomic window contains:
- the LOC104785135 gene encoding E3 ubiquitin-protein ligase ATL41-like codes for the protein MSSNERDTRWFNSDHHSFWPNPSNYDLNSKIMLAAIASLSGVILIVFALHLYARFVLRRRREAFRGLPVIFRHPFEIPKRGLNPTVIASLPTFTVGAVNDVATSATECAVCLSVLEEQDTARELPNCKHIFHVDCVDRWLSTCSTCPVCRTEVEPRPRLEPEPREGPISTAPPLLEEARLNLTVEAAPSSSSGNKTVVSPVSRLDSFKRILTRERSSNRINHTCVDQDRVADLERH
- the LOC104785137 gene encoding RING-H2 finger protein ATL40-like — encoded protein: MSSDNRNDDHRFDSDRSFWLSTTSYDANSKILLITIVSFSVIILIVFAYHLYARFVLRYHRSAFQGLSFSVVSHPPKRGLDTLVIVSLPTFVVGVKNDVAGMECAVCLSLLEDNDTARMLPNCKHVFHVSCVDTWLTAQSTCPVCRNEVEPSPRLEPEPREGPVGDRALPLDFGAASLSDNKTGGSSVSRLDSFRRILTRERSSNSNDHSRVDQDRVLDIERQ
- the LOC104785136 gene encoding PLASMODESMATA CALLOSE-BINDING PROTEIN 5-like, with product MICLVLSVLITTAAAAAEFGGEVLETELWCVAKNNAEDSALQTAVDWACGPGGADCGEIQQGGSCYDPPDMVKMASYVFNNYYLKNGLADEACNFSNNAAVTSLNPSQGACKFPSSKRVSNGSIADATSTQATTAAQESSDFSRARRMFTSCSLPFVVLGHIMTMTLIIHHL